In the genome of Actinobacillus genomosp. 1, the window TATTGAAACCGGCTATCACGCCATTTCGGCAATTCGAGCGACCGATCCGGTGGCGGTTACCCAAAACGGTACGCAAATTAAAGCGATTCGAGGCATTCGTTCAACCGATAAAAAGCAAGTGACGCTTTACCCCGGCACGGTACCAAGCCGCTTACCGGATGCAAATTATTGGCAATTTAACCGTTTTGAGTTCGACCAATTCGAACCTAAACCGCTCGCCTATGGCGAACCGATTCCGCATTTACGTATGGATGCGGTATTACAATTCTTATTGGCGGATATGCTTGAGTAACAATGGCAAGCGGTTATTTTTGCAAAATTTTTCGCAAATTTAACCGCTTGTCGCTTGATTTTAAACGGTTACTGTTCACTGTTAGGCGGCTTTGCGGTAGAATCTTATAAATTTTTCTCAATCTTTTTAAATTATGGCAAAAAAACCAAAAGTAGCTTCGAATACGATTGCACTAAATAAACGTGCTCGTCATGAATATTTTATCGAAGAAGAAATTGAAGCCGGCTTAGAATTACAAGGCTGGGAAGTAAAATCGCTGCGTGCCGGTAAGGCGAATATCGGCGACAGTTACGTGACATTTCGTAACGGCGAAGCGTTTCTATTCGGTGCAACCATCACCCCATTAAATATGGCTTCCACTCACATTGTTTGTGATCCGACTCGCACCCGTAAATTATTATTGAATAAACGTGAATTGGATTCGCTATTCGGCAAAGTAAATCGAGACGGCATGACGGTTGTGGCATTATCGCTCTACTGGAAAAATGCGTGGGCGAAAGTGAAAGTCGGCGTGGCAAAAGGTAAAAAACTCCACGATAAACGTGAAGACATTAAAGCCCGTGAATGGCAAGTAGCGAAACAGCGTATTATGAAAAACGCAAATCGTG includes:
- the smpB gene encoding SsrA-binding protein SmpB, whose protein sequence is MAKKPKVASNTIALNKRARHEYFIEEEIEAGLELQGWEVKSLRAGKANIGDSYVTFRNGEAFLFGATITPLNMASTHIVCDPTRTRKLLLNKRELDSLFGKVNRDGMTVVALSLYWKNAWAKVKVGVAKGKKLHDKREDIKAREWQVAKQRIMKNANRG